The following are encoded in a window of Polynucleobacter sp. AP-Kolm-20A-A1 genomic DNA:
- a CDS encoding 5-oxoprolinase/urea amidolyase family protein, producing MMHCTLIGDHSILIDFSKSTQALKDIHELSKLLLADKPLWAAEIVPGLDSLVIQLQSGVDEPSLTRQHAFAELEKINKQREKQKKRSTYPAKIHRIQVCYHPDVALDLHAIAKACKLSVEETIHLHKTSLYTADILGFMPGFAYFSGLNPKLRLPRLSSPRPAVPKGSVAIAELQTAIYPRTTPGGWNLIGRSPNQMFDIQNHPPGLFMAGDQMQIEEITLDEFQKLDQKNSREEIIRSLDKSKGLGSIEVLQSGTFTSIQDEPRSGLSHWAVGPGGACDLSSLHLANALVGNLLEMAAIEMTSSGPTLLFHQATCVAWVGGHCDGIVNGQRIPGNRPVWLAKGSTLKFSPLNPGFRALLAIGGGLQLPEILGRSGSHISADIGPKRIEKGQVISLTNPLAPLKSVFLKSLFKEDALPRYAKWHVRSPFVPLEVITPIYCLAGPHLAFVSVKERELFWSTIWTVSNQSNRMGLRLQGEFKVKKDLPNIPSQAITFGTVQFPPSHEPIVMLAEHQTTGGYPRLAEIIRADLVKLAQVKPGEKIRFIPIDIQEADRINAEALKLQESTINSIQTMIQTSGNT from the coding sequence ATGATGCATTGCACACTAATTGGTGACCACAGCATATTGATTGATTTCTCAAAATCAACGCAAGCTTTGAAAGATATTCACGAGCTGAGCAAACTGCTATTGGCCGACAAACCCTTATGGGCCGCTGAAATCGTGCCCGGATTAGACTCATTGGTTATCCAATTGCAGAGCGGAGTTGATGAGCCGAGTCTTACGCGCCAACACGCTTTTGCAGAACTGGAAAAAATTAATAAGCAACGAGAGAAACAAAAGAAGCGCTCAACTTATCCGGCTAAGATTCACCGCATTCAAGTTTGCTACCACCCAGATGTTGCATTGGATCTACACGCTATTGCTAAGGCCTGCAAGCTGTCCGTTGAAGAGACAATTCATCTTCATAAAACCAGCCTCTACACGGCCGATATCCTGGGCTTTATGCCTGGTTTTGCATACTTCAGCGGCCTTAACCCTAAGCTGCGCCTACCTCGCCTATCCTCACCTCGGCCTGCAGTACCAAAAGGTAGTGTTGCGATTGCCGAGCTACAAACCGCAATATATCCACGAACTACACCCGGCGGATGGAATTTGATTGGTAGATCACCCAATCAAATGTTTGACATCCAAAATCATCCGCCAGGATTATTCATGGCCGGCGATCAAATGCAAATTGAAGAAATTACATTGGATGAGTTTCAAAAATTAGATCAAAAAAATTCACGAGAAGAAATTATTAGGTCATTAGATAAAAGCAAAGGCCTAGGATCAATAGAGGTTTTGCAGTCGGGAACTTTTACAAGTATTCAAGATGAACCAAGATCAGGCCTTTCGCATTGGGCCGTTGGGCCAGGAGGCGCATGCGATTTATCTTCACTGCACCTTGCAAACGCTTTAGTTGGTAATCTGTTGGAGATGGCTGCTATAGAAATGACTTCTAGTGGACCCACACTTTTATTTCATCAGGCAACTTGTGTAGCCTGGGTAGGAGGGCATTGCGATGGCATTGTAAATGGTCAACGTATCCCTGGAAACCGCCCTGTGTGGCTAGCAAAAGGAAGTACTCTGAAGTTCTCGCCACTCAATCCTGGATTTCGAGCACTATTGGCAATCGGTGGTGGACTTCAGCTACCGGAGATCCTCGGCCGCTCAGGCTCACACATCAGCGCAGATATCGGACCAAAGCGCATAGAAAAAGGGCAGGTCATATCACTGACAAATCCTCTAGCGCCGCTAAAGTCCGTCTTTTTAAAATCACTCTTTAAAGAAGATGCTTTGCCACGCTATGCAAAATGGCATGTCAGATCACCTTTTGTTCCGCTCGAAGTCATTACGCCAATCTATTGTTTGGCTGGTCCACACCTAGCTTTCGTCTCCGTTAAAGAGCGAGAATTATTTTGGTCAACTATCTGGACTGTGAGTAATCAAAGTAATCGCATGGGCCTGCGCCTTCAGGGTGAATTTAAAGTCAAAAAAGATTTACCCAATATCCCGTCACAAGCGATTACGTTTGGGACTGTACAGTTTCCGCCATCCCATGAACCTATCGTGATGCTGGCAGAGCACCAAACTACTGGCGGATATCCGCGCCTAGCCGAGATTATTCGCGCTGATTTGGTTAAATTGGCACAAGTCAAACCTGGTGAAAAAATACGATTTATTCCTATTGATATTCAGGAAGCAGATCGCATAAATGCAGAAGCATTAAAGTTACAAGAATCAACGATTAACTCGATTCAAACAATGATTCAAACCAGCGGAAATACATAA
- a CDS encoding 5-oxoprolinase subunit PxpA — MDINSDMGEGFGAWEMGNDALLLNYITSTNIACGWHAGDPSRMKKLVEMATQKGVLIGAHPGLPDLEGFGRREMAITEQDAYNYVLYQAGALKAFIDAAGNTLHHVKPHGALYNQAAKDMKLARGIARAVKDLGPEVILYGLAGSCIIDAAKEFNVPVWQEVFADRRYTKEGFLVPRSQVGAVIEDEAVALNQVIGMSKDGKVIAIDGSEIKLQADTLCIHGDNPHAVEFAKRIKAALA; from the coding sequence ATGGATATTAATAGCGATATGGGCGAAGGCTTTGGCGCCTGGGAAATGGGTAACGATGCCTTATTACTCAACTACATTACATCCACCAACATTGCCTGCGGGTGGCATGCTGGCGATCCATCTCGCATGAAAAAACTGGTTGAAATGGCAACTCAAAAAGGGGTGCTTATCGGAGCGCACCCGGGCCTTCCAGATTTAGAGGGGTTTGGACGACGTGAGATGGCCATCACCGAACAAGACGCATACAACTATGTGCTCTACCAAGCCGGCGCCTTAAAAGCTTTTATTGATGCCGCCGGAAATACATTACATCACGTCAAGCCCCATGGCGCTTTATACAACCAAGCCGCTAAGGATATGAAGCTCGCACGAGGCATAGCACGAGCTGTAAAAGATTTAGGGCCTGAAGTTATTTTGTATGGTCTTGCAGGAAGCTGCATAATCGATGCGGCAAAGGAATTCAATGTGCCGGTGTGGCAAGAAGTTTTCGCAGACCGCAGATACACCAAAGAGGGTTTTCTGGTCCCGCGTTCGCAAGTAGGCGCAGTTATTGAAGATGAAGCCGTAGCACTCAATCAAGTAATCGGCATGTCAAAAGATGGAAAAGTGATTGCAATTGATGGTAGTGAAATCAAACTACAAGCTGACACCTTATGTATTCATGGCGACAACCCACATGCGGTTGAGTTTGCCAAAAGAATTAAGGCAGCTTTAGCTTAA
- a CDS encoding polyhydroxyalkanoate depolymerase — protein sequence MLYQLHEFQKALLQPVSSWARAASEAFINASNPASKVPGSDRLAASYELLYRLGKDYKKPEFGIRSVMAHGREVAIHERTAVAKPFCNLVRFKRFSDDVEVIKKLKEDPVVLVVAPLSGHHSTLLRDTVRTLLQDHKVYITDWIDARLVPLEDGDFGLDDYVHYVQEFIRTIGAKDLHVISVCQPTVPTLGAISLMATAGEATPASMIMMGGPIDARKSPTAVNNLADQKSYEWFESHVIYSVPPTYPAAGRKVYPGFLQHTGFIAMNPQNHLQSHWDYFQNLVRGDEQDAESHIRFYDEYNAVLDLDAKFYLDTIKTVFQDYSLPNGTWEVAGELVKPQDIKKTALLTVEGELDDISGSGQTRSAHGLCSGIPKENKDHYEVAGAGHYGIFAGRRWREKVYPKIKAFIRDHQNSKKTATRTTKSA from the coding sequence ATGCTATATCAGTTACACGAATTTCAAAAAGCCTTACTTCAACCCGTTAGCTCATGGGCGCGCGCTGCTTCTGAAGCGTTTATTAATGCCTCAAATCCAGCGTCCAAAGTTCCAGGATCCGATCGCTTAGCCGCTAGCTATGAACTTCTTTATCGTCTTGGTAAAGACTATAAGAAACCAGAATTTGGCATTCGCTCAGTCATGGCACATGGTCGTGAAGTTGCTATTCACGAAAGAACTGCTGTTGCAAAACCTTTTTGCAATCTAGTACGCTTCAAACGCTTCTCCGATGATGTAGAAGTTATTAAGAAACTCAAAGAAGATCCAGTGGTGTTGGTAGTGGCTCCTTTATCAGGGCACCACTCCACTTTGTTGCGCGATACTGTACGCACTCTTTTGCAAGACCATAAGGTTTACATCACCGACTGGATCGATGCACGCCTTGTTCCATTGGAAGATGGCGACTTTGGCTTAGATGACTACGTACATTACGTTCAAGAATTTATTCGCACCATCGGCGCTAAAGATTTGCATGTGATTTCTGTATGCCAACCAACCGTTCCAACCTTAGGTGCAATCTCATTAATGGCTACTGCTGGCGAAGCAACCCCAGCATCCATGATCATGATGGGTGGCCCAATTGATGCACGTAAATCACCGACTGCAGTAAACAATCTTGCAGACCAGAAGTCCTATGAATGGTTCGAGAGTCATGTAATTTATAGCGTGCCACCTACTTACCCAGCTGCTGGTCGTAAGGTGTATCCAGGCTTCTTGCAGCACACCGGCTTTATTGCCATGAACCCGCAGAACCATCTGCAATCTCATTGGGATTATTTCCAAAACTTAGTGCGTGGTGACGAGCAAGATGCCGAATCCCATATTCGCTTCTATGACGAATACAACGCAGTATTGGATTTGGATGCCAAGTTCTACCTCGACACAATCAAGACTGTTTTCCAAGACTACTCATTGCCAAATGGCACTTGGGAGGTAGCTGGTGAGTTGGTCAAACCACAAGATATTAAAAAGACTGCTCTTCTTACCGTTGAAGGCGAGCTTGATGATATTTCTGGAAGTGGTCAAACGCGTTCAGCACACGGATTGTGTTCTGGCATTCCAAAAGAAAATAAAGACCACTATGAAGTTGCTGGTGCTGGTCACTACGGCATCTTTGCTGGTCGTCGCTGGCGTGAAAAGGTGTATCCAAAAATTAAAGCCTTTATTCGCGATCACCAGAACTCCAAAAAAACAGCAACTCGCACCACTAAATCTGCATAA
- the nth gene encoding endonuclease III: MNLEKRRAFFEQLKANNPKPETELEYSSPFELLIAVLLSAQATDVSVNKGTRKLYKVANTPQALLDLGEEGVRPYIQHIGLFNSKGKHIQETCRLLLEKHGGEVPQTREELEALPGVGRKTANVILNTAFGQPTIAVDTHIFRVSNRTGLAPGKDVLKVEEQLLKRVPKEYLLDAHHWLILHGRYTCKARNPECQQCIVEPLCSFKQKTGKGKVRGDI, translated from the coding sequence ATGAATCTAGAAAAGCGTCGCGCTTTTTTTGAACAGCTCAAAGCCAATAACCCCAAGCCAGAAACCGAGCTTGAATACAGCTCTCCTTTTGAACTACTCATTGCCGTTCTGCTATCTGCGCAGGCCACGGATGTATCGGTCAATAAAGGCACTCGCAAGCTCTATAAGGTTGCCAATACCCCGCAGGCCCTCTTAGATCTTGGCGAGGAAGGTGTTAGGCCCTATATTCAACATATCGGACTCTTTAACTCCAAGGGCAAGCATATTCAAGAGACGTGTCGACTGCTTTTGGAAAAGCATGGCGGAGAAGTTCCGCAAACACGCGAAGAGCTGGAAGCACTTCCTGGTGTCGGCAGAAAAACTGCCAATGTCATTTTGAATACTGCTTTTGGTCAACCCACTATTGCTGTCGACACCCATATATTCAGAGTCTCCAACCGCACAGGTCTTGCGCCAGGCAAGGATGTGTTGAAGGTTGAGGAGCAATTACTCAAGCGCGTGCCAAAAGAATACTTATTGGACGCTCACCACTGGTTGATTTTGCACGGCCGATATACTTGCAAGGCGCGTAACCCAGAATGTCAACAATGTATTGTTGAACCGTTGTGCAGCTTCAAGCAAAAAACAGGCAAAGGAAAAGTTCGTGGCGATATTTAA
- the rsxB gene encoding electron transport complex subunit RsxB, translating into MKINQANELTDRLEDALPQTQCTKCGYPDCRGYAEAMASGEALPNRCPPGGVEGIKRLSKILIPIYPQDAFELHPTIDPVCGVERPRPVAFIDPQRCIGCTLCIQACPVDAIVGASKQMHVVLTDWCTGCDLCVPPCPVDCISMIDVTSNKTGWDAWSVEQADVSRKRYHNRDERLEREQKDNDDRLAKKAAAKLAAVNAEDPPSEEEKKEQERKRAIIAAAIARAQEKK; encoded by the coding sequence ATGAAAATCAACCAGGCGAACGAACTTACTGATCGCCTGGAGGATGCCCTCCCTCAAACTCAATGTACTAAATGCGGCTACCCAGATTGCCGTGGATATGCAGAAGCGATGGCGAGCGGCGAAGCTCTGCCTAACCGCTGCCCTCCTGGAGGCGTAGAAGGAATCAAGCGGCTTAGCAAGATTCTGATCCCTATCTACCCACAAGATGCGTTTGAATTGCACCCAACGATTGATCCTGTGTGCGGAGTGGAAAGACCAAGGCCAGTTGCATTCATAGATCCACAGAGATGTATCGGCTGCACCCTATGCATTCAAGCATGTCCAGTGGATGCGATCGTTGGCGCATCCAAGCAAATGCATGTGGTTCTCACTGATTGGTGCACTGGATGTGACCTCTGCGTTCCACCATGTCCAGTTGACTGCATCAGCATGATTGATGTCACCAGCAATAAAACTGGCTGGGATGCATGGTCTGTGGAGCAAGCGGATGTTTCTCGTAAGCGTTACCACAATCGCGATGAACGCCTTGAGCGGGAACAAAAGGATAATGATGATCGCCTAGCCAAGAAGGCTGCCGCTAAGCTGGCTGCAGTCAATGCAGAGGACCCCCCATCAGAAGAAGAAAAGAAAGAACAAGAGCGTAAGCGGGCCATCATTGCTGCTGCTATTGCACGCGCGCAAGAAAAGAAATGA
- a CDS encoding MFS transporter, whose translation MTVALSRRASDVRVIGLISLAHGSSHFFHLILPPMFPWLRDAFALSYAELGLLMSVFFVISCVAQASSGFLVDRIGARPVLFGGVGLLVLAALIYSQSNGYAMLLLGAVIAGCGNGIFHPVDYTLINHKVSPPNLPYAYSMHGVTGYLGWAAAPAFMVGIAQLADWRIAFMSAAVLEAFILLVLWLNKNQLIDNVKERHESSHASAQAANPNSTPESAFAFLRLPAVWLCWVFFFFSMASTSSLQSFAPSALFSIYEVPLNVGSYYITLLALGSAGGVLFGGYLAAKLQAPERIVSICLSITVVMCLLLATGIMSIDLIPIIFFALGFGYGVVAPSRDLLVKKATPQGVAGRVYGIVYSGIDLGAAVGPFIFGFFMDAGLPKALFLGIVVFQLMIIPTVFKVSSTSR comes from the coding sequence ATGACTGTTGCGCTTAGTAGGCGTGCCAGTGATGTCCGGGTTATTGGTCTCATTAGCCTAGCTCACGGCAGCTCTCACTTCTTTCATTTAATTTTGCCTCCCATGTTTCCATGGCTGAGGGATGCCTTTGCATTGAGTTATGCCGAACTTGGTTTACTCATGTCTGTCTTTTTTGTAATTTCTTGCGTGGCACAAGCTAGCTCGGGATTTTTGGTTGATCGTATTGGGGCGAGACCCGTGTTATTTGGCGGCGTTGGATTATTGGTCCTCGCAGCTCTGATTTATTCTCAGAGCAATGGTTATGCCATGCTTTTGTTGGGGGCGGTCATTGCTGGTTGCGGTAACGGTATTTTTCATCCGGTCGATTACACGCTGATTAATCACAAAGTATCACCGCCCAATCTTCCATATGCTTATTCAATGCATGGTGTGACAGGATATTTGGGGTGGGCTGCAGCGCCAGCCTTCATGGTAGGCATTGCGCAACTGGCAGATTGGCGTATTGCCTTTATGTCGGCAGCAGTCCTGGAGGCATTTATTCTATTGGTTCTCTGGCTGAATAAAAATCAACTGATTGACAATGTCAAGGAGCGTCACGAAAGCAGTCATGCGAGCGCTCAGGCCGCCAATCCTAATAGCACCCCAGAAAGTGCATTTGCATTTCTGAGGTTGCCAGCAGTTTGGCTATGTTGGGTTTTCTTCTTCTTTAGCATGGCATCAACCTCCAGCTTGCAGTCATTTGCACCAAGCGCACTCTTTAGTATTTATGAGGTACCTCTTAATGTGGGTAGCTACTACATTACTCTTTTGGCGCTAGGGAGTGCAGGGGGAGTTTTGTTTGGTGGCTATTTGGCTGCTAAGTTGCAAGCGCCAGAAAGAATCGTTTCGATCTGTTTGTCTATTACGGTAGTGATGTGCTTGCTGTTAGCTACTGGCATTATGTCGATTGACCTTATACCGATTATTTTCTTTGCACTAGGTTTTGGTTATGGGGTAGTTGCGCCTTCACGAGACTTATTAGTTAAAAAAGCAACCCCACAAGGTGTGGCTGGGCGTGTTTACGGCATCGTGTATTCAGGAATTGATTTGGGCGCAGCAGTTGGGCCTTTCATCTTTGGCTTCTTTATGGATGCTGGATTGCCCAAGGCACTATTCCTTGGAATCGTCGTATTCCAGCTCATGATCATTCCAACCGTCTTTAAGGTAAGCTCAACAAGTCGGTAA
- a CDS encoding HIT family protein produces the protein MTNCVLCKDELKPEEGQLIWRGDDCRIILVNDSDLPGFCRVIWNRHAAEMTDLTYGEREHLMTLVFAVEEAVRHVMHPDKVNIAALGNMVPHIHWHVIPRFKDDAFYPGSAWSSRAQETPKSILESRKQKAQQLPAAIKAAIASLA, from the coding sequence ATGACCAATTGCGTACTTTGTAAAGACGAACTCAAGCCCGAGGAAGGGCAACTGATTTGGCGCGGAGACGATTGCCGCATCATCCTAGTTAATGACTCGGATCTACCTGGCTTCTGTCGAGTGATTTGGAATCGCCATGCAGCAGAGATGACTGATCTTACTTACGGGGAGCGTGAGCACTTAATGACTTTGGTGTTTGCGGTTGAAGAGGCAGTGCGCCACGTAATGCATCCAGATAAGGTCAATATTGCCGCCTTGGGCAATATGGTTCCGCATATTCATTGGCATGTCATCCCAAGATTTAAGGATGATGCTTTTTATCCAGGGTCAGCTTGGTCGAGCAGAGCGCAAGAAACTCCAAAATCAATTCTAGAGTCTAGAAAGCAAAAAGCTCAGCAGTTACCAGCCGCCATCAAGGCTGCGATTGCTAGCCTTGCTTAA
- the aceA gene encoding isocitrate lyase, with the protein MADRKAEIAALQKDWDTNPRWKGITRGYTAEDVIRLRGSLKIEHTLAKHGAERLWELVNNEAYVNCLGALTGGQAMQQVKAGVQAIYLSGWQVAADGNSYAAMYPDQSLYPVDSVPKMVERINNSFQRADEIQTAKGINKGDAGYIEYFAPIVADAEAGFGGVLNAFELSKALIKQGAAGVHFEDQLSSVKKCGHLGGKVLLPTTESVQKLISARLAADVMGVPTIILARTDAEAADLLTSDYDANDKPFLTGERTAEGFYKTRKGLDQAISRGLAYAAYADMVWCETGTPDLEFARQFAEAIRAKFPGKMLAYNCSPSFNWKKNLDDATIAKFQRELGAMGYKYQFITLAGIHSMWYNMFDLAQDYMQRGMTAYIEKVQEPEFAARDRGYTFVSHQQEVGTGYFDDVTTVIQGGKSSVTALTGSTEEEQFH; encoded by the coding sequence ATGGCAGATCGCAAAGCAGAAATTGCAGCACTACAAAAAGACTGGGATACCAATCCACGTTGGAAAGGTATTACACGTGGTTATACAGCTGAGGACGTAATCCGTCTTCGTGGCTCTTTGAAGATTGAGCACACATTGGCTAAGCATGGTGCAGAGCGCCTTTGGGAATTGGTCAATAACGAAGCTTACGTTAACTGTTTAGGTGCTTTGACTGGTGGTCAAGCAATGCAACAAGTTAAAGCTGGCGTACAGGCTATCTATTTGTCAGGCTGGCAGGTTGCTGCTGACGGTAACTCATACGCGGCAATGTATCCAGACCAATCTTTGTACCCAGTAGATTCAGTGCCTAAGATGGTTGAGCGTATCAATAACTCATTCCAACGCGCTGATGAAATCCAAACTGCTAAAGGCATTAACAAGGGTGATGCAGGTTACATCGAGTACTTCGCTCCAATCGTTGCTGACGCTGAAGCTGGTTTCGGTGGTGTATTGAACGCGTTTGAATTGAGCAAAGCATTGATCAAGCAAGGTGCTGCTGGCGTTCACTTCGAAGATCAATTGTCTTCTGTTAAGAAGTGCGGTCACTTGGGTGGAAAAGTATTGTTACCTACAACTGAATCTGTACAAAAATTGATCTCTGCACGTTTGGCTGCTGACGTTATGGGTGTTCCAACCATTATCTTGGCTCGTACTGATGCTGAAGCTGCTGACTTGTTGACATCTGACTACGATGCAAATGACAAGCCATTCTTGACTGGTGAGCGTACGGCCGAAGGCTTCTACAAAACACGTAAAGGCTTAGATCAAGCGATCTCCCGTGGTTTGGCTTACGCTGCTTACGCTGATATGGTTTGGTGTGAAACTGGTACCCCTGATCTCGAGTTTGCTCGTCAGTTCGCTGAAGCAATTCGTGCGAAGTTCCCAGGCAAGATGTTGGCTTACAACTGCTCACCATCTTTCAACTGGAAGAAAAACTTGGATGACGCAACAATCGCTAAGTTCCAACGTGAATTAGGCGCAATGGGTTACAAATATCAGTTCATCACATTGGCTGGTATCCACTCTATGTGGTACAACATGTTCGACTTGGCTCAAGACTACATGCAGCGCGGTATGACTGCATACATCGAGAAAGTACAAGAGCCAGAATTTGCTGCTCGTGACCGTGGTTACACCTTCGTTTCACATCAGCAAGAAGTTGGTACAGGCTACTTTGATGATGTAACTACTGTTATCCAAGGTGGCAAGTCTTCTGTAACAGCGTTGACTGGTTCTACTGAAGAAGAGCAGTTCCACTAA
- a CDS encoding DUF1841 family protein: MFNPTREEVRRFFCDTWKKKTENQILDPMQTLASDWMVEHPEYHNLLADPEGALAQDYTPERGETNPFLHLSMHLSISEQISINQPPGIKEIADKLSQKLGSMHEAQHVMMECLGQVMWEAQREGQPLNPENYLEALKKLV, translated from the coding sequence ATATTTAATCCAACTCGTGAAGAAGTACGACGCTTCTTCTGCGATACCTGGAAGAAAAAGACAGAAAATCAGATTCTGGATCCGATGCAAACGCTAGCTAGTGATTGGATGGTGGAGCACCCTGAATATCACAACTTACTTGCTGATCCTGAAGGCGCCCTAGCGCAAGACTACACACCTGAACGTGGCGAAACTAATCCATTCCTGCATTTATCTATGCATCTCTCCATCAGCGAACAAATTTCAATCAATCAGCCGCCTGGCATTAAAGAGATTGCTGACAAGTTATCCCAAAAGTTAGGCTCAATGCATGAAGCTCAACACGTGATGATGGAATGTCTAGGGCAAGTGATGTGGGAAGCGCAACGTGAAGGTCAACCACTCAACCCCGAGAATTATTTGGAGGCGCTTAAAAAGCTCGTTTAA
- a CDS encoding MFS transporter, with product MSQQLDTSLTGFYKVMNPKEKKTFWGCFLGWALDGMDFMIYPLVIGTIIAVWQVDRGMAGLAVTGTLLASAFGGWFAGYLADRIGRVRTLQFTILWFSSFSLICAFTQDFNQLMVARALLGFGFGGEWAAGAVLMGETIRAEYRGRAVGTVQSAWAVGWGAAVLLQAIMFSLLPADMAWRAMFVVGFFPALLLLYIRRHVDEPEIAKIAREKVAAAGDSPSIFEIFKPGILKTTILASLLTMGAQGGYYAITTWVPTFLKAERKLTVVGSTGYLAFLIVGSFVGYLVGAWMADRFGRRKLFMTFSLGAIVLVLAYTQLEITNEMMMWLGFPLGFFASGYFSGMGAFLTELFPTRLRGSGQGFCYNFGRGIGALFPALVGYFSAQYGLAMAIAIFAVIAYGVFFVAAVILPETKGRELQAN from the coding sequence ATGAGTCAACAACTGGACACCAGTCTGACTGGTTTTTATAAGGTCATGAACCCCAAGGAAAAGAAAACCTTTTGGGGATGTTTCTTGGGCTGGGCATTAGACGGCATGGACTTCATGATTTACCCCTTAGTAATTGGAACCATTATTGCAGTATGGCAGGTTGATCGCGGCATGGCTGGTCTTGCAGTAACTGGAACTCTTTTGGCCTCAGCTTTTGGTGGATGGTTTGCAGGTTACTTGGCCGATCGAATCGGTCGCGTTCGCACACTTCAGTTCACGATTCTTTGGTTCTCTAGCTTTAGTTTAATTTGCGCATTCACACAAGACTTTAATCAACTCATGGTTGCTCGCGCACTCTTGGGTTTTGGTTTTGGTGGTGAGTGGGCTGCTGGTGCGGTTTTGATGGGCGAAACTATTCGCGCTGAATATCGTGGTCGTGCTGTAGGTACTGTTCAGTCAGCATGGGCGGTAGGTTGGGGCGCTGCAGTTCTCCTGCAAGCCATTATGTTTAGCTTGTTGCCAGCAGATATGGCTTGGCGCGCAATGTTTGTTGTGGGCTTCTTCCCAGCATTGCTTTTGCTCTACATTCGTCGTCACGTAGATGAGCCTGAGATTGCTAAGATTGCTCGCGAAAAAGTTGCAGCAGCTGGCGATTCACCATCCATTTTTGAAATCTTCAAACCTGGCATTCTGAAAACAACCATCTTGGCTTCTTTGTTGACCATGGGTGCACAAGGTGGTTACTACGCAATTACTACTTGGGTGCCAACCTTTCTAAAAGCTGAACGTAAATTGACTGTGGTTGGTTCCACTGGCTACTTGGCGTTCTTAATTGTCGGTAGTTTTGTTGGTTATCTAGTTGGAGCTTGGATGGCCGATCGCTTTGGTCGTCGGAAACTCTTTATGACTTTCTCATTGGGTGCGATTGTTTTGGTGTTGGCATATACCCAGTTAGAAATCACGAACGAGATGATGATGTGGCTTGGTTTCCCTCTCGGATTTTTTGCCAGTGGCTATTTCTCAGGCATGGGTGCATTCTTAACTGAACTCTTCCCAACGCGTTTGCGTGGATCTGGTCAGGGCTTTTGCTATAACTTTGGCCGCGGTATCGGTGCTTTGTTCCCTGCTTTGGTTGGTTACTTCTCAGCCCAATATGGATTGGCTATGGCAATTGCGATCTTTGCAGTGATTGCTTACGGCGTTTTCTTTGTGGCCGCAGTAATCCTTCCGGAAACTAAAGGACGCGAATTGCAGGCTAACTAA
- a CDS encoding amidohydrolase — protein MSKKDIPFCPGPPDHQGGPFPFKMPIGAVDTHAHVISAASFVPDRSYTSPEATEEQYIRMLDEVGMTYGVLIQVSVNGQDNEPMLKVLKNHPQRLRGVAVPLLGQADTYYQRMKDAGVVGIRMNLMFSGGGLDISKLEECDALARDWGWHIQFLLDANDLPVLMPRMQKLKSTLVIDHMGYLRTAVGLASPGFKALVDLVRERAWVKVSGAYRLTDQAPPYEDVVSYAKALIEAAPDRCVWGSDWPHVANWGVMPTVAQMLESLALYAPDEGLRNRILCTNPQKLYFS, from the coding sequence GTGTCAAAAAAAGATATTCCGTTTTGTCCAGGACCGCCCGATCATCAGGGTGGTCCTTTTCCTTTTAAGATGCCTATCGGTGCGGTAGATACGCATGCGCATGTGATTAGCGCAGCCAGTTTTGTTCCTGATCGTTCCTATACTTCTCCTGAGGCAACAGAAGAGCAATACATTCGGATGCTTGATGAAGTCGGCATGACCTATGGCGTGCTGATTCAAGTGAGTGTGAATGGCCAAGATAATGAGCCAATGCTGAAGGTTCTAAAAAATCATCCGCAGCGCTTGCGTGGGGTCGCTGTGCCACTCCTTGGTCAAGCAGATACTTATTACCAAAGAATGAAAGATGCCGGTGTAGTTGGTATTCGCATGAACCTCATGTTTTCTGGTGGTGGCTTAGATATTTCGAAGCTTGAAGAGTGCGATGCTCTAGCAAGAGATTGGGGATGGCATATTCAGTTTCTATTGGATGCAAATGATCTTCCGGTACTCATGCCGCGTATGCAGAAGTTGAAGTCCACGCTCGTGATTGATCATATGGGTTACCTAAGAACCGCTGTCGGCTTAGCTTCACCTGGATTTAAAGCGCTTGTTGACTTGGTGAGAGAGAGGGCGTGGGTAAAGGTATCGGGTGCATATCGGTTAACGGATCAAGCGCCCCCTTATGAAGATGTGGTGTCCTATGCAAAGGCATTAATCGAAGCCGCGCCTGATCGTTGTGTCTGGGGTTCTGATTGGCCCCACGTAGCTAATTGGGGTGTGATGCCAACGGTAGCGCAGATGCTTGAAAGCCTTGCTTTGTATGCGCCAGACGAAGGGTTACGCAATCGAATCCTCTGCACTAACCCACAGAAGCTTTATTTTTCATAA